A window of Streptomyces gilvosporeus contains these coding sequences:
- a CDS encoding DUF2017 domain-containing protein, with product MAGHFEPLPEGGAAVALDEVEISILRSLAVQLMELIGPGDEEAGGEAEDPLAALFNDGPSEPPADPVLARLFPDAYGGPDLVPDDDVRAASAEFRRYTENDLRARKRQDALSLVRALDSLSPGIDQGAVLRLTPDECRQWLGALNDLRLAIGTRLEVTDEEDGGELLRLPDTDPRKPMVMAYLWLGGLQETLVESLTG from the coding sequence ATGGCCGGCCACTTCGAGCCCCTCCCCGAGGGGGGCGCCGCCGTCGCCCTCGACGAGGTCGAGATCTCCATCCTGCGCAGCCTCGCCGTCCAGCTCATGGAGCTGATCGGCCCGGGTGACGAGGAAGCGGGGGGCGAGGCCGAGGACCCGCTCGCCGCCCTCTTCAACGACGGCCCCAGCGAACCGCCCGCCGACCCGGTCCTGGCCCGCCTCTTCCCCGACGCCTACGGCGGCCCCGACCTCGTCCCGGACGACGACGTACGCGCCGCGTCCGCCGAATTCCGCCGCTACACCGAGAACGATCTGCGCGCCCGCAAGCGCCAGGACGCCCTCTCGCTGGTCCGTGCGCTGGACTCGCTCAGCCCCGGCATCGACCAGGGCGCGGTGCTGCGCCTGACGCCCGACGAATGCCGCCAGTGGCTCGGCGCCCTCAACGACCTGCGGCTTGCCATCGGCACCCGCCTGGAGGTCACCGACGAGGAGGACGGCGGCGAGCTGCTGCGGCTGCCGGACACCGACCCGCGCAAGCCGATGGTGATGGCGTACCTGTGGCTCGGCGGACTCCAGGAGACGCTCGTCGAATCGCTGACGGGGTGA
- the clpS gene encoding ATP-dependent Clp protease adapter ClpS: protein MGRVSVPVEIERPESSEAPFEVPEPDVPWVTIVHNDPVNLMSYVSYVFQTYFGYSKDKAHQLMLDVHHKGRAVVSSGSREEMERDVQAMHGYGLWATLQQDR from the coding sequence ATGGGGCGTGTGAGTGTTCCAGTGGAGATCGAGCGTCCCGAGTCGAGCGAGGCACCGTTCGAGGTCCCCGAACCCGATGTCCCATGGGTGACGATCGTCCACAACGACCCCGTGAACCTCATGAGCTATGTCTCCTACGTCTTCCAGACGTACTTCGGTTACTCCAAGGACAAGGCCCATCAGCTGATGCTCGACGTCCACCACAAGGGCCGCGCGGTCGTCTCCAGCGGCAGCCGCGAGGAAATGGAGCGCGACGTGCAGGCCATGCACGGCTACGGCCTGTGGGCCACCCTTCAGCAGGACCGCTGA
- a CDS encoding nicotinate phosphoribosyltransferase: protein MNTADLGLPVAVPSTALFTDQYELTMLQAALRAGTAHRRSVFEVFTRRLPEGRRYGVVAGTGRVLDAVENFRFDETILGFLRTRGILDEPTLAWLADYRFRGDIWGYPEGEVYFPGSPIMRVEGTFAEAVLLETVILSILNHDSAVAAAASRMAVAAGDRPLMEMGARRTHELSAVAAARAAYVGGFHTTSDLAAGFRYNIPTVGTSAHAFTLLHDTERDAFTAQVDTLGGGTTLLVDTFDVTEAVRTAVEVAGPDLGAVRIDSGDLLLIAHRVRQQLDELGAEKTKIVVTSDLDEYAIASLAAAPVDAYGVGTQLVTGSGHPTCSMVYKLVARADSEAPGAPLRPVAKKSMGSKISIGGRKWAARRPDEDGVPEAEVVGTGPVPEELAERQLLVPLVRGGEVVAREPLDAARSRHIAARASLPLSATQLSRGEPVLPTEYL, encoded by the coding sequence ATGAACACAGCAGACCTGGGGCTGCCGGTGGCCGTGCCGTCGACTGCGCTCTTCACCGACCAGTACGAACTCACCATGCTGCAAGCCGCGTTGCGCGCCGGCACCGCGCACCGGCGCTCCGTCTTCGAGGTCTTCACCCGCCGGCTGCCCGAGGGCCGCCGCTACGGCGTGGTCGCCGGCACCGGGCGGGTGCTGGACGCGGTGGAGAACTTCCGGTTCGACGAGACCATCCTCGGCTTCCTGCGGACCCGCGGCATCCTGGACGAGCCGACGCTGGCCTGGCTGGCCGACTACCGCTTCCGCGGCGACATCTGGGGCTACCCGGAGGGCGAGGTCTACTTCCCCGGCTCGCCGATCATGCGGGTCGAGGGCACCTTCGCCGAGGCGGTCCTGCTGGAGACGGTGATCCTCTCGATCCTCAACCACGATTCGGCGGTGGCCGCGGCGGCCTCCCGGATGGCGGTGGCGGCCGGCGACCGGCCGCTGATGGAGATGGGCGCCCGGCGCACCCACGAACTGTCGGCGGTGGCCGCGGCCCGCGCCGCCTATGTCGGCGGCTTCCACACCACCTCCGACCTGGCGGCCGGCTTCCGCTACAACATCCCCACCGTGGGCACCAGCGCCCACGCCTTCACCCTGCTGCACGACACCGAGCGCGACGCCTTCACCGCCCAGGTCGACACCCTGGGCGGCGGCACCACGCTCCTGGTGGACACCTTCGACGTCACCGAGGCGGTGCGCACCGCCGTGGAGGTGGCCGGGCCGGACCTGGGCGCCGTCCGCATCGACTCCGGCGATCTGCTGCTGATAGCCCACCGGGTGCGTCAGCAGCTGGACGAGCTGGGCGCCGAGAAGACCAAGATCGTGGTGACCAGCGACCTGGACGAGTACGCCATCGCCTCGCTGGCCGCCGCCCCGGTGGATGCGTACGGCGTCGGCACCCAGCTGGTGACCGGCAGCGGGCATCCGACCTGCTCGATGGTCTACAAGCTGGTCGCCCGCGCCGACAGCGAGGCGCCCGGTGCGCCGCTGCGGCCGGTGGCGAAGAAGTCGATGGGCAGCAAGATCTCGATCGGCGGCCGCAAGTGGGCGGCGCGGCGGCCGGACGAGGACGGTGTGCCGGAGGCCGAGGTGGTGGGGACCGGGCCGGTGCCCGAGGAGCTGGCCGAGCGGCAGCTGCTGGTGCCGCTGGTGCGCGGCGGCGAGGTGGTGGCACGTGAGCCGCTGGATGCGGCGCGCAGCCGGCATATCGCGGCCCGCGCCTCGCTGCCGCTCTCGGCGACCCAGCTCTCGCGGGGCGAGCCGGTGCTGCCCACCGAGTACCTGTGA
- a CDS encoding isochorismatase family protein — protein MHRALIVVDVQNDFCEGGSLAVAGGAEVAAAITDLVGQAAGGCYRHVVATRDHHIDPGDHFSTAPDYVHSWPVHCVAGTEGSSFHPNFAPAVASGAVDAVFDKGEYAAAYSGFEGADENGVPLAEWLRERGVTEVDVVGIATDHCVRATALDALRAGLHTRVLLDLTAGVAPGTTERALEELRAAGAELSGKPVLAAG, from the coding sequence ATGCACCGGGCATTGATCGTCGTCGATGTGCAGAACGACTTCTGTGAGGGCGGCAGCCTCGCGGTGGCGGGGGGTGCGGAGGTCGCGGCGGCCATCACCGATCTGGTGGGCCAGGCGGCCGGCGGTTGCTACCGCCATGTCGTGGCCACCCGGGACCACCACATCGACCCCGGCGACCACTTCTCCACCGCCCCCGATTACGTGCACAGCTGGCCTGTGCACTGCGTGGCGGGCACCGAGGGCAGCAGCTTCCACCCGAATTTCGCCCCGGCGGTCGCCTCGGGCGCGGTGGACGCGGTCTTCGACAAGGGCGAGTACGCGGCGGCCTACAGCGGTTTCGAGGGCGCGGACGAGAACGGCGTCCCGCTGGCCGAGTGGCTGCGCGAGCGGGGGGTCACCGAGGTGGATGTGGTCGGTATCGCCACCGACCACTGCGTCCGCGCCACCGCGCTGGATGCGCTGCGCGCGGGGCTGCACACCCGTGTCCTGCTGGATCTGACCGCGGGCGTGGCGCCCGGGACCACCGAGCGGGCGCTGGAGGAGCTGCGGGCGGCGGGCGCGGAGCTGTCCGGCAAGCCGGTGCTGGCCGCCGGCTGA